From the Girardinichthys multiradiatus isolate DD_20200921_A chromosome 22, DD_fGirMul_XY1, whole genome shotgun sequence genome, one window contains:
- the LOC124858891 gene encoding protein NLRC3-like isoform X1: MDQCEDRDEGVPPSKTTLCGKHESQSKGQRNHQRLKPELDLSCVSIKSDLSKDLPLKFKPAPPSVTERIHQRLKPEPEPSSLSFKSDLSKDLPLKFKLTGSPSSERVDKQSSEVPSGPSAQQHQPQLDSIFMLLEDNIVTFVKKELKKIQKVLSPDDPECSESQRDDEEVLEGEDDEQRRGSRELLLKITLNFLRRMKQEELADRLQSKHLAAICQHELKSGLKKRFQCVFEGIAKAGSPTLLNQIYTELYITEGGTGEVNDEHEVRQIETASRKPHRPETTIRQEDIFKVPPGRDQPIRTVMTKGVAGIGKTVLTQKFTLDWSEGEAHQNIQFIFPFTFRELNVLKDKKFSLVDLVHHFFTETKEICSFEHFQVLFIFDGLDESRLPLDFHNKEILTITESTSVDVLLTNLIRGKLLPSALLWITTRPAAANQIPPECVGMVTEVRGFTDPQKKEYFRKRFSDKKKASRIISHMKTSRSLHIMCHIPVFCWITATVLEDVLKTREAGKLPKTLTEMYIHFLVVQTKMKKVKYDGGAETDPLWSPDSRKIIESLGKLAFDQLQKGNLIFYESDLIECGIDIRAASVYSGVFTQIFREERGLYQDKVFCFVHLSVQEFLAALHVYLAFINSGVNLIGEKQKTFKISSFVQKKSKKKNLHQRAVNKALQSPNGHLDLFLRFLLGLSLQTNQILLKGLLKQTRSSSQTDQKTVQYIKEKISENVSAEKNINLFHCLNELKDCSLVEEIQKSLSSGSLSTDKLSPAQWSALIFILLSSGEDLDVFDLKKYSASEEVLLRLLPVVKASDKALLSGCNLSERSCGVMSSVLSSQSSSLRELDMSNNNLQDSGVKLLSTGLESPNCKLETLSLSGCLISEEGCASLASALSSNPSHLKELDLSYNHPGDSGVKLLSAGLKDPQWRLEALRVEPAGVRWLTPGLRKYSCQLTIDTNTVNRNLQLSEDNRKVTHVEELQSYPDHPDRFDYRHPQLLCRTGLTGRCYWEVEWRGVVYLSVSYRRIRRRGGSEDCMFGGNNQSWSLRCSDCHGYSVWHNNIKEPISSSSSSSISNRVAVYVDCPAGILSFYRVSSDSLIHLHTFNTTFTEPLYPGFRLWFSGSSVFLSSVESKESPPVRETLSLLNR, encoded by the exons AGTTGACAAGCAGAGCTCAGAGGTTCCCAGTGGTCCATCTGCCCAGCAgcatcaaccacagctggacTCCATATTTATG ctgctggaggacaacaTTGTTACTTTTGTGAAGAAGGAGCTGAAAAAGATCCAAAAGGTTCTAAGTCCAGATGACCCAGAATGCTCAGAGAGTCAAAGAGATGATGAGGAGGTATTGGAAGGTGAAGATGATGAGCAGAGGAGGGGCAGCAGAGAGTTATTGTTGAAGATCACATTGAACTTCCTGAGGAGGATGAAGCAGGAGGAGCTGGCTGACCGTCTGCAGAGCA AACATCTTGCTGCAATTTGTCAACATGAACTTAAATCTGGTCTGAAGAAGAGGTTCCAGTGTGTGTTTGAGGGGATTGCTAAAGCAGGAAGTCCAACCCTTCTGAACCAGATCTACACAGAGCTCTACATCACAGAGGGAGGGACTGGAGAGGTCAATGATGAACATGAGGTCAGACAGATTGAAACAGCATCCAGGAAACCACACAGACCAGAAACAACCATCAGAcaagaagacatctttaaagtcCCACCTGGAAgagatcaaccaatcagaacagTGATGACAAAGGGAGTGGCTGGCATTGGGAAAACAGTCTTAACCCAGAAGTTCACTCTGGACTGGTCTGAAGGCGAAGCCCACCAGAACATCCAGTTCATATTTCCATTCACCTTCAGAGAGCTGAATGTGCTGAAAGATAAAAAGTTCAGCTTGGTGGACCTTGTtcatcacttctttactgaaactAAAGAAATCTGCAGTTTTGAACACTTCCAGGTTCTGTTCATCTTTGATGGTCTGGATGAGAGTCGACTTCCTCTGGACTTCCACAACAAGGAGATCCTGACTATTACAGAGTCCACCTCAGTGGATGTTCTGCTGACCAACCTCATCAGGGGGAAACTGCTTCCCTCTGCTCTCCTCTGGATAACCACACGAcctgcagcagccaatcagattcCTCCTGAGTGTGTTGGCATGgtgacagaggtcagagggttcACTGACCCACAGAAGAAGGAGTACTTCAGGAAAAGATTCAGCGATAAGAAGAAGGCCAGCAGGATCATCTCCCACATGAAGACATCACGAAGCCTCCACATCATGTGCCACATCCCAGTCTTCTGCTGGATCACTGCAACGGTTCTGGAGGATGTGTTGAAGACCAGAGAGGCAGGAAAGCTGCCCAAGACCCTGACTGAGATGTACATCCACTTCCTGGTGGTTCAGACCAAAATGAAGAAGGTCAAGTATGATGGAGGAGCTGAAACAGATCCACTCTGGAGTCCAGATAGCAGGAAGATTATTGAGTCTCTGGGAAAACTGGCTTTTGATCAGCTTCAGAAAGGAAACCTGATCTTCTATGAATCAGACCTGATAGAGTGTGGCATCGATATCAGAGCAGCCTCAGTTTACTCAGGAGTGTTCACACAGATCTTTAGAGAGGAGAGAGGGCTGTACCAGGACAAGGTGTTCtgctttgtccatctcagtgttcAGGAGTTTCTGGCTGCTCTTCATGTTTATCTGGCCTTCATCAACTCTGGTGTGAATCTGATtggtgaaaaacagaaaactttcAAGATATCTtcatttgttcaaaagaaatctaaaaagaaaaatcttcatCAGAGAGCTGTTAACAAGGCCTTACAGAGTCCAAATGGACACCTGGATTTGTTCCTCCGCTTCCTCCTGGGACTTTCATTGCAGACCAATCAGATACTCCTAAAAGGTCTGCTGAAACAGACAAGAAGTAGCTCCCAGACTGATCAAAAAACAGTTCAGTACATCAAGGAGAAGATCAGTGAGAATGTGTCTgcagagaaaaacataaatctgTTCCACTGTCTGAATGAACTGAAGGATTGTTCTCTAGTGGAGGAGATCCAAAAGTCTCTGAGTTCAGGAAGTCTCTCCACAGATAAACTGTCTCCTGCTCAGTGGTCAGCTCTGATCTTCATCTTACTCTCATCAGGAGAAGATCTGGATGTGTTTGACCTGAAGAAATACTCTGCTTCAGAGGAGGTTCTTCTGAGGCTGCTACCAGTGGTTAAAGCCTCCGACAAAGCTCT ACTTAGTGGCTGTAACCTTTCAGAGAGAAGCTGTGGAGTTATGTCCTCAGTTCTCAGCTCCCAGTCCTCCAGTCTCAGAGAACTGGACATGAGTAACAACAACCTGCAGGATTCAGGAGTGAAGCTTCTATCTACTGGACTGGAGAGTCCAAACTGCAAACTAGAAACTCTCAG CTTGTCTGGCTGTCTGATCTCAGAGGAAGGCTGTGCTTCTCTGGCCTCAGCTCTGAGCTCTAACCCATCCCATCTGAAAGAGTTGGACCTGAGCTACAATCATCCAGGAGACTCAGGAGTGAAGCTGCTGTCGGCTGGACTGAAGGATCCACAATGGAGACTGGAAGCTCTCAG gGTGGAGCCTGCTGGAGTCCGATGGTTGACACCAGGTCTGAGGAAGT ATTCCTGTCAGCTCACAATCGACACAAACACAGTGAACAGAAACCTCCAACTGTCTGAAGACAACAGGAAGGTGACACATGTGGAGGAACTTCAGTCATATCCTGATCATCCAGACAGATTTGATTACAGGCATCCTCAGCTTCTATGTAGAACTGGTCTGACTGGTCGCTGTTACTGGGAGGTCGAGTGGAGAGGAGTTGTTTATCTATCAGTGAGTTACAGAAGAATCaggagaagaggaggaagtGAAGACTGTATGTTTGGAGGAAATAATCAGTCCTGGAGTCTGAGATGCTCTGACTGTCATGGATACTCAGTCTGGCACAATAACATAAAAGAACCCatatcttcctcctcctcctcctccatctccaACAGAGTAGCAGTGTATGTGGACTGTCCTGCTGGCATTCTGTCCTTCTACAGAGTCTCCTCTgactcactgatccacctccacacCTTCAACACCACATTCACTGAACCTCTGTATCCTGGGTTTAGATTGTGGTTCTCTGGTTCCTCAGTGTTTTTGAGCTCAGTTGAATCTAAAGAGTCTCCTCCTGTCAGAGAAACACTCTCACTGTTAAACAGATAG
- the LOC124858891 gene encoding protein NLRC3-like isoform X2 has protein sequence MLLEDNIVTFVKKELKKIQKVLSPDDPECSESQRDDEEVLEGEDDEQRRGSRELLLKITLNFLRRMKQEELADRLQSKHLAAICQHELKSGLKKRFQCVFEGIAKAGSPTLLNQIYTELYITEGGTGEVNDEHEVRQIETASRKPHRPETTIRQEDIFKVPPGRDQPIRTVMTKGVAGIGKTVLTQKFTLDWSEGEAHQNIQFIFPFTFRELNVLKDKKFSLVDLVHHFFTETKEICSFEHFQVLFIFDGLDESRLPLDFHNKEILTITESTSVDVLLTNLIRGKLLPSALLWITTRPAAANQIPPECVGMVTEVRGFTDPQKKEYFRKRFSDKKKASRIISHMKTSRSLHIMCHIPVFCWITATVLEDVLKTREAGKLPKTLTEMYIHFLVVQTKMKKVKYDGGAETDPLWSPDSRKIIESLGKLAFDQLQKGNLIFYESDLIECGIDIRAASVYSGVFTQIFREERGLYQDKVFCFVHLSVQEFLAALHVYLAFINSGVNLIGEKQKTFKISSFVQKKSKKKNLHQRAVNKALQSPNGHLDLFLRFLLGLSLQTNQILLKGLLKQTRSSSQTDQKTVQYIKEKISENVSAEKNINLFHCLNELKDCSLVEEIQKSLSSGSLSTDKLSPAQWSALIFILLSSGEDLDVFDLKKYSASEEVLLRLLPVVKASDKALLSGCNLSERSCGVMSSVLSSQSSSLRELDMSNNNLQDSGVKLLSTGLESPNCKLETLSLSGCLISEEGCASLASALSSNPSHLKELDLSYNHPGDSGVKLLSAGLKDPQWRLEALRVEPAGVRWLTPGLRKYSCQLTIDTNTVNRNLQLSEDNRKVTHVEELQSYPDHPDRFDYRHPQLLCRTGLTGRCYWEVEWRGVVYLSVSYRRIRRRGGSEDCMFGGNNQSWSLRCSDCHGYSVWHNNIKEPISSSSSSSISNRVAVYVDCPAGILSFYRVSSDSLIHLHTFNTTFTEPLYPGFRLWFSGSSVFLSSVESKESPPVRETLSLLNR, from the exons ATG ctgctggaggacaacaTTGTTACTTTTGTGAAGAAGGAGCTGAAAAAGATCCAAAAGGTTCTAAGTCCAGATGACCCAGAATGCTCAGAGAGTCAAAGAGATGATGAGGAGGTATTGGAAGGTGAAGATGATGAGCAGAGGAGGGGCAGCAGAGAGTTATTGTTGAAGATCACATTGAACTTCCTGAGGAGGATGAAGCAGGAGGAGCTGGCTGACCGTCTGCAGAGCA AACATCTTGCTGCAATTTGTCAACATGAACTTAAATCTGGTCTGAAGAAGAGGTTCCAGTGTGTGTTTGAGGGGATTGCTAAAGCAGGAAGTCCAACCCTTCTGAACCAGATCTACACAGAGCTCTACATCACAGAGGGAGGGACTGGAGAGGTCAATGATGAACATGAGGTCAGACAGATTGAAACAGCATCCAGGAAACCACACAGACCAGAAACAACCATCAGAcaagaagacatctttaaagtcCCACCTGGAAgagatcaaccaatcagaacagTGATGACAAAGGGAGTGGCTGGCATTGGGAAAACAGTCTTAACCCAGAAGTTCACTCTGGACTGGTCTGAAGGCGAAGCCCACCAGAACATCCAGTTCATATTTCCATTCACCTTCAGAGAGCTGAATGTGCTGAAAGATAAAAAGTTCAGCTTGGTGGACCTTGTtcatcacttctttactgaaactAAAGAAATCTGCAGTTTTGAACACTTCCAGGTTCTGTTCATCTTTGATGGTCTGGATGAGAGTCGACTTCCTCTGGACTTCCACAACAAGGAGATCCTGACTATTACAGAGTCCACCTCAGTGGATGTTCTGCTGACCAACCTCATCAGGGGGAAACTGCTTCCCTCTGCTCTCCTCTGGATAACCACACGAcctgcagcagccaatcagattcCTCCTGAGTGTGTTGGCATGgtgacagaggtcagagggttcACTGACCCACAGAAGAAGGAGTACTTCAGGAAAAGATTCAGCGATAAGAAGAAGGCCAGCAGGATCATCTCCCACATGAAGACATCACGAAGCCTCCACATCATGTGCCACATCCCAGTCTTCTGCTGGATCACTGCAACGGTTCTGGAGGATGTGTTGAAGACCAGAGAGGCAGGAAAGCTGCCCAAGACCCTGACTGAGATGTACATCCACTTCCTGGTGGTTCAGACCAAAATGAAGAAGGTCAAGTATGATGGAGGAGCTGAAACAGATCCACTCTGGAGTCCAGATAGCAGGAAGATTATTGAGTCTCTGGGAAAACTGGCTTTTGATCAGCTTCAGAAAGGAAACCTGATCTTCTATGAATCAGACCTGATAGAGTGTGGCATCGATATCAGAGCAGCCTCAGTTTACTCAGGAGTGTTCACACAGATCTTTAGAGAGGAGAGAGGGCTGTACCAGGACAAGGTGTTCtgctttgtccatctcagtgttcAGGAGTTTCTGGCTGCTCTTCATGTTTATCTGGCCTTCATCAACTCTGGTGTGAATCTGATtggtgaaaaacagaaaactttcAAGATATCTtcatttgttcaaaagaaatctaaaaagaaaaatcttcatCAGAGAGCTGTTAACAAGGCCTTACAGAGTCCAAATGGACACCTGGATTTGTTCCTCCGCTTCCTCCTGGGACTTTCATTGCAGACCAATCAGATACTCCTAAAAGGTCTGCTGAAACAGACAAGAAGTAGCTCCCAGACTGATCAAAAAACAGTTCAGTACATCAAGGAGAAGATCAGTGAGAATGTGTCTgcagagaaaaacataaatctgTTCCACTGTCTGAATGAACTGAAGGATTGTTCTCTAGTGGAGGAGATCCAAAAGTCTCTGAGTTCAGGAAGTCTCTCCACAGATAAACTGTCTCCTGCTCAGTGGTCAGCTCTGATCTTCATCTTACTCTCATCAGGAGAAGATCTGGATGTGTTTGACCTGAAGAAATACTCTGCTTCAGAGGAGGTTCTTCTGAGGCTGCTACCAGTGGTTAAAGCCTCCGACAAAGCTCT ACTTAGTGGCTGTAACCTTTCAGAGAGAAGCTGTGGAGTTATGTCCTCAGTTCTCAGCTCCCAGTCCTCCAGTCTCAGAGAACTGGACATGAGTAACAACAACCTGCAGGATTCAGGAGTGAAGCTTCTATCTACTGGACTGGAGAGTCCAAACTGCAAACTAGAAACTCTCAG CTTGTCTGGCTGTCTGATCTCAGAGGAAGGCTGTGCTTCTCTGGCCTCAGCTCTGAGCTCTAACCCATCCCATCTGAAAGAGTTGGACCTGAGCTACAATCATCCAGGAGACTCAGGAGTGAAGCTGCTGTCGGCTGGACTGAAGGATCCACAATGGAGACTGGAAGCTCTCAG gGTGGAGCCTGCTGGAGTCCGATGGTTGACACCAGGTCTGAGGAAGT ATTCCTGTCAGCTCACAATCGACACAAACACAGTGAACAGAAACCTCCAACTGTCTGAAGACAACAGGAAGGTGACACATGTGGAGGAACTTCAGTCATATCCTGATCATCCAGACAGATTTGATTACAGGCATCCTCAGCTTCTATGTAGAACTGGTCTGACTGGTCGCTGTTACTGGGAGGTCGAGTGGAGAGGAGTTGTTTATCTATCAGTGAGTTACAGAAGAATCaggagaagaggaggaagtGAAGACTGTATGTTTGGAGGAAATAATCAGTCCTGGAGTCTGAGATGCTCTGACTGTCATGGATACTCAGTCTGGCACAATAACATAAAAGAACCCatatcttcctcctcctcctcctccatctccaACAGAGTAGCAGTGTATGTGGACTGTCCTGCTGGCATTCTGTCCTTCTACAGAGTCTCCTCTgactcactgatccacctccacacCTTCAACACCACATTCACTGAACCTCTGTATCCTGGGTTTAGATTGTGGTTCTCTGGTTCCTCAGTGTTTTTGAGCTCAGTTGAATCTAAAGAGTCTCCTCCTGTCAGAGAAACACTCTCACTGTTAAACAGATAG